One genomic window of Cannabis sativa cultivar Pink pepper isolate KNU-18-1 chromosome 2, ASM2916894v1, whole genome shotgun sequence includes the following:
- the LOC115721156 gene encoding ATP-dependent zinc metalloprotease FTSH 10, mitochondrial, translated as MIFSRIGRSFSRSSRSRNLLYGGRRPATLNENEGFLSVAGVDTYQGGGPVDGALGFLRSYVTSIGARKVSASDFRYILGNPEFRRLFSSEAPKKKNYENFYPKEKKEIPKGEEQKSESKDESNTDDRGSFQEAFMKQFQNLITPLLVIGLFLSSFNFGPREQQQISFQEFKNKLLEPGLVDRIVVSNKSVAKVYVRNSPRDPASEDVVQGPINGTPARGSRGQYKYYFNIGSVESFEEKLEEAQEAMGIDTHDFVPVTYVSEMVWYQELLRFAPTLLLLGSLLYMGRRMQGGLGVGGGGGKGARGIFNIGKAHVTKVDKNAKNKVYFKDVAGCDEAKQEIMEFVHFLKNPKKYEELGAKIPKGALLVGPPGTGKTLLAKATAGESGVPFLSIAGSDFMEMFVGVGPSRVRNLFQEARQCAPSIVFIDEIDAIGRARGRGGFSGSNDERESTLNQLLVEMDGFGTTSGVVVLAGTNRPDILDKALLRPGRFDRQITIDKPDIKGRDQIFQIYLKKIKLDHEPSYFSQRLAALTPGFAGADIANVCNEAALIAARNESGQVTMDHFESAIDRIIGGLEKKNKVISKNERRTVAYHESGHAVAGWFLEYAEPLLKVTIVPRGTAALGFAQYVPNENLLMTKEQLFDMTCMTLGGRAAEQVILGKISTGAQNDLEKVTKMTYAQVAVYGFSDKVGLLSFPQREDSFEMTKPYSSKTAAIIDTEVREWVAKAYEKTVQLIEEHKEQVAQIAELLLEKEVLHQNDLLEVLGERPFKSSEITNYDRFKQGFEEEDKKSVKIPLINGAEEEDGSTPLEPQVVPS; from the exons ATGATATTTTCCAGGATTGGACGCTCTTTCTCACGATCTTCCCGTTCAAGA AATTTGTTGTATGGAGGTCGAAGGCCAGCGACCTTGAACGAAAACGAAGGTTTTTTGTCAGTTGCGGGTGTTGATACGTATCAGGGTGGCGGTCCCGTAGATGGGGCTTTAGGGTTTCTGAGAAGCTATGTTACTTCTATTGGAGCTCGAAAGGTTTCTGCTTCAGATTTTCGTTACATTCTCGGCAACCCTGAATTTCGTAGACTATTCTCCAGCGAAGCCCCAAAGAAAAAGA ACTATGAGAACTTCTATCCCAAGGAAAAGAAGGAAATTCCTAAAGGGGAAGAACAGAAATCTGAGTCCAAAG ATGAATCCAATACCGATGATCGTGGAAGTTTTCAGGAAGCTTTTATGAAGCAGTTCCAAAATTTAATAACTCCTTTGTTAGTGATTGGATTATTCCTTTCCTCATTTAATTTTGGTCCCCGTGAACAACAACAG ATTAGTTTCCAAGAGTTTAAGAACAAGCTTCTGGAACCAGGTTTAGTGGATCGTATAGTTGTTTCTAACAAATCAGTTGCAAAAGTATATGTAAGGAACTCACCACGCGATCCAGCTAGTGAAGATGTTGTCCAAGGACCAATTAATGGTACGCCTGCTCGTGGAAGTCGCGGTCAGTACAAATATTATTTCAACATTGGAAGTGTTGAATCTTTTGAGGAGAAGTTGGAGGAAGCTCAGGAAGCAATGGGAATAGACACTCACGATTTTGTTCCTGTAACATATGTCTCTGAAATGGTATGGTACCAAGAGTTGTTAAGATTTGCACCGACACTATTGCTTTTGGGTTCCCTCCTCTACATGGGGCGGAGAATGCAAGGTGGGCTAGGTGTTGGTGGAGGTGGGGGTAAGGGTGCTCGTGGAATATTCAATATAGGGAAAGCCCATGTCACAAAAGTtgataaaaatgcaaaaaataaG GTCTATTTCAAAGATGTTGCTGGTTGTGATGAGGCAAAGCAAGAAATAATGGAGTTTGTGCACTTCCTCAAAAATCCTAAGAAATATGAGGAATTGGGAGCCAAAATTCCTAAAGGAGCACTGTTGGTTGGTCCTCCAGGAACAGGAAAGACCCTTCTAGCTAAAGCTACTGCAGGAGAATCGGGTGTACCCTTTCTTTCAATTGCTGGTTCTGATTTTATGGAGATGTTTGTTGGGGTTGGGCCATCCAGGGTGAGGAACTTATTTCAGGAAGCAAGGCAGTGTGCTCCAAGTATAGTATTTATTGATGAGATAGATGCAATTGGCCGAGCAAGGGGACGGGGAGGCTTCTCAGGATCCAATGATGAGCGTGAAAGTACTCTAAATCAATTGCTGGTAGAAATGGATGGCTTTGGAACAACCTCTGGAGTTGTTGTCCTTGCTGGAACCAATAGGCCTGATATTTTAGACAAAGCTCTCTTGAGACCTGGTAGATTTGATCGCCAAATTACCATTGACAAACCTGACATCAAGGGTCGTGATCAGATTTTCCAGATCTATTTAAAAAAGATCAAACTTGATCACGAGCCATCATATTTCTCTCAAAGGCTTGCAGCTCTCACTCCTGGGTTTGCTGGAGCAGACATTGCAAATGTTTGTAATGAAGCTGCTCTTATTGCTGCAAGAAACGAGAGTGGTCAAGTTACTATGGATCATTTTGAGTCAGCTATTGATAGGATCATTGGTGGTTTGGAGAAGAAGAACAAG GTTATAAGCAAGAATGAACGACGAACTGTTGCTTACCATGAATCAGGTCATGCTGTTGCTGGTTGGTTCTTAGAATATGCTGAGCCCTTGTTGAAAGTTACAATTGTTCCTCGAGGCACTGCTGCACTCGGGTTTGCCCAGTATGTTCCCAATGAGAACCTTCTCATGACTAAGGAGCAACTTTTCGACATGACTTGCATGACCCTTGGTGGTAGGGCTGCTGAACAG GTTATATTGGGGAAAATCTCTACCGGAGCACAGAATGATTTGGAGAAGGTAACAAAGATGACCTATGCCCAAGTAGCAGTCTATGGTTTTAGTGATAAGGTCGGTCTCCTATCCTTCCCTCAGAGAGAGGATTCATTTGAGATGACCAAGCCTTATAGCAGCAAAACGGCAGCAATTATCGACACTGAAGTGCGAGAATGGGTTGCAAAGGCATATGAAAAGACGGTCCAACTAATAGAGGAACACAAAGAACAAGTGGCACAAATTGCAGAATTGTTGCTCGAAAAGGAAGTACTTCACCAGAATGACCTGCTTGAAGTCCTGGGTGAGCGGCCATTTAAATCTAGTGAAATTACAAACTATGATAGATTCAAGCAAGGGTTTGAAGAGGAAGATAAAAAGTCGGTGAAGATCCCATTGATTAATGGGGCTGAGGAAGAAGATGGGTCTACACCCCTGGAACCTCAGGTTGTCCCTAGTTGA